A section of the Pseudanabaena mucicola str. Chao 1806 genome encodes:
- a CDS encoding GAF domain-containing protein, producing the protein MNLKTINSQDPLIHSQLGFISFHSNLEDHILLTVAQSALQLQATLLKNSISYAQSVSGELILKTTLKNTVETLTKYTEADRGSIFLIDEDGVIIESILARGAVTRDHKDALISKVLDNGLAGWTLRHRQIGIVYDAIADERWLQLPNQPYAARSALTVPLIYGINVIGVITLTHSQPNHFDDAIATMMQYSMESLAAIILNAQLHAEYNFSEL; encoded by the coding sequence ATGAACTTGAAAACGATCAACTCACAAGATCCATTAATCCATAGTCAGCTAGGTTTTATCTCTTTTCACAGTAATCTAGAAGATCACATTTTGCTAACTGTGGCGCAATCAGCGCTTCAACTACAAGCAACCTTACTCAAAAATTCAATTTCCTATGCTCAGTCTGTTAGTGGAGAACTCATTCTCAAAACTACACTAAAAAATACAGTAGAAACCCTCACCAAATATACTGAAGCAGATAGGGGGAGTATTTTTTTGATCGATGAAGATGGTGTCATCATCGAAAGTATTTTGGCACGGGGAGCCGTTACACGGGATCACAAGGATGCCCTAATTTCTAAGGTCTTAGATAATGGACTTGCAGGATGGACTTTACGCCATCGCCAAATTGGAATTGTTTATGACGCGATCGCTGATGAGCGTTGGCTACAGTTGCCTAATCAGCCATACGCAGCCCGATCTGCGCTAACAGTCCCCCTCATATATGGCATCAATGTTATTGGGGTTATCACATTAACGCATTCACAGCCTAACCACTTTGATGATGCGATCGCTACAATGATGCAATACAGCATGGAAAGCCTCGCCGCCATTATCCTAAACGCCCAACTTCATGCAGAATATAACTTCTCCGAATTGTAA
- a CDS encoding helix-turn-helix domain-containing protein — protein MPAALKVKLSLEEDKRLLEISQREATGKRVKQRAEAIRLSSHGWKVAQIAAYFEWHEQTVREIIQRWKRDGEQGLYDLPKTGRPKQWQESDLKYLETCLEEDGQVYNSQQLSAKLREERQVNLSSDRIRKLLKKRVGYGNGREFPTKTSRIKKLKQ, from the coding sequence ATGCCAGCCGCCCTCAAAGTAAAACTGAGTCTAGAAGAAGACAAAAGGCTGCTGGAAATCAGCCAAAGAGAAGCAACAGGAAAACGAGTCAAGCAAAGAGCCGAAGCGATACGGCTAAGCAGTCATGGGTGGAAAGTCGCCCAAATAGCAGCATATTTCGAGTGGCATGAACAAACAGTCCGAGAAATCATCCAAAGATGGAAACGGGATGGCGAACAAGGGTTGTATGACCTGCCCAAGACAGGAAGACCAAAACAATGGCAAGAGTCAGACCTGAAATATCTAGAAACCTGTCTGGAAGAAGATGGTCAGGTATACAACAGTCAGCAATTATCCGCCAAGCTACGAGAAGAAAGACAAGTAAACCTAAGTAGTGACCGAATTAGGAAACTACTAAAAAAAAGGGTTGGGTATGGAAACGGGCGCGAATTTCCCACCAAGACAAGCAGGATCAAGAAACTAAAGCAATGA
- a CDS encoding DUF2325 domain-containing protein: protein MHISELDELEASVSDLLTMAKVELEQNRLQQQRERQIQEAVAQIEGRLKPLLAKVEQMLEEYNREGGTPDSETKLRLEKKAADIRQEIAEAPTLAAQLADRQLILSEERLLDERITEQTAQWRRELKADLLEMIEEQQDFFSATDASIAVRGYANDLKAIGALEEVVEALINQINSHSEEGPVARLRGSHEQTLTFIYNKALENRSRVDRAPDVQPNARHRKTEKRPALYTDLSGKVLVFGGHDRLQTAVKNRLRDSAINLMWYTEQDGLQLAAQGESQIAGGDLIIIVTGYASHSLTERAIEACRRANKTYEIVNTTGMTRLLEVIESGLKAKQLARHWKQG, encoded by the coding sequence ATGCATATTTCTGAATTAGATGAACTGGAAGCTTCGGTTAGCGATTTGCTAACAATGGCTAAGGTGGAGTTAGAGCAAAATCGACTGCAACAACAACGCGAGCGCCAAATTCAAGAAGCAGTAGCTCAAATTGAAGGAAGGCTAAAACCATTGTTGGCAAAAGTTGAGCAGATGCTAGAGGAATACAACCGTGAAGGTGGAACTCCAGACAGCGAGACAAAACTAAGACTAGAAAAAAAAGCGGCGGATATTCGACAGGAAATTGCAGAAGCACCTACCCTAGCAGCCCAACTAGCTGATCGCCAGTTGATCTTGAGTGAAGAAAGATTACTAGACGAGCGAATAACGGAACAAACGGCTCAATGGAGACGGGAATTAAAGGCGGATCTCTTGGAGATGATCGAAGAACAGCAGGATTTCTTTAGTGCTACGGATGCTTCGATCGCCGTAAGGGGATATGCTAATGACTTAAAAGCGATCGGTGCGTTGGAAGAAGTAGTAGAAGCGCTGATCAATCAAATAAATTCCCACAGTGAAGAAGGACCAGTAGCCCGCTTGCGTGGTAGCCATGAACAGACACTTACCTTTATTTACAATAAGGCTCTTGAAAATCGCTCCCGTGTTGATCGTGCTCCCGATGTGCAACCTAATGCGAGACATCGTAAAACTGAAAAACGCCCTGCTTTATATACCGATCTCAGTGGCAAGGTTTTAGTCTTTGGAGGACATGATCGCTTACAAACGGCTGTCAAAAATCGCCTGCGCGATTCAGCAATTAATTTGATGTGGTACACCGAACAGGATGGGTTACAGCTTGCCGCACAAGGTGAGAGTCAAATTGCAGGCGGGGATTTAATTATTATCGTGACGGGTTATGCGAGCCACTCACTTACAGAAAGAGCGATCGAGGCTTGTCGTCGGGCTAATAAGACCTATGAAATTGTGAATACAACGGGTATGACCAGACTATTAGAAGTAATCGAATCGGGACTAAAGGCAAAACAATTAGCACGTCATTGGAAACAAGGATAA
- the deoC gene encoding deoxyribose-phosphate aldolase — protein MLPNDIDLSPYIDYAILDPAASDEQIDYACEQADRFGFASLCVYPCNVKRAKERLLKTKVEICTVIGFPSGATTSNVKLYEAMEAVENGATELDVVINLGWLKTGQTNLLHQDVAQICEESGKPVKAILELSLLTPVEQELAAEISMDAGVAFLKTGTGWAGGATVEMVKFLKGMSRGKVGVKASGGIRTREQAIALLNAGATRLGTSHGVAIARA, from the coding sequence ATGCTGCCAAATGATATTGATCTCTCCCCATATATTGATTACGCCATCTTAGATCCTGCTGCTAGCGATGAGCAGATAGATTATGCTTGTGAACAGGCTGATCGATTTGGTTTTGCTAGCCTCTGTGTATATCCCTGTAATGTCAAGCGAGCAAAGGAAAGGCTTCTTAAAACCAAAGTAGAGATTTGCACAGTCATTGGTTTTCCCAGTGGAGCAACCACTTCAAATGTAAAGCTTTATGAAGCGATGGAGGCAGTTGAGAATGGTGCGACGGAACTAGACGTGGTGATCAATTTGGGTTGGCTCAAAACTGGACAGACCAATTTGTTACACCAAGATGTAGCTCAAATCTGTGAGGAATCAGGTAAACCCGTTAAAGCCATCTTGGAATTAAGTTTACTGACCCCCGTTGAGCAAGAACTCGCTGCTGAAATCTCTATGGATGCAGGTGTTGCCTTTCTGAAAACAGGTACTGGTTGGGCTGGAGGCGCAACGGTAGAAATGGTGAAATTTCTCAAAGGGATGTCACGGGGTAAGGTGGGGGTGAAGGCTTCAGGGGGCATTCGCACCAGAGAGCAAGCGATCGCATTACTTAATGCTGGCGCTACTCGTTTAGGCACATCTCATGGCGTAGCGATCGCCCGTGCATAG
- a CDS encoding SRPBCC family protein, whose product MSLHRSIQINAAPEKIFAEYTNVADWKSWDPEVLSSSLDGIFRQGATGRLKPRNGFSASIKISEINTNRSFTVESKLPLCIMKFTHELIQEGDTTKVTHGVEFYGLTAFLFSKIIGKQIYESFPVTLEGLKKKIESA is encoded by the coding sequence ATGTCACTACATCGTTCAATCCAAATTAATGCGGCACCAGAGAAAATTTTTGCCGAATATACTAATGTCGCCGACTGGAAATCCTGGGATCCAGAAGTTTTATCTTCCTCTTTAGATGGCATATTCAGGCAAGGAGCAACTGGGCGACTTAAGCCTCGGAACGGTTTTTCCGCATCAATCAAGATTTCTGAGATAAATACTAATCGTTCATTTACTGTCGAAAGCAAACTTCCCCTTTGTATCATGAAGTTTACGCATGAATTAATTCAAGAGGGGGATACCACTAAGGTTACACACGGTGTAGAGTTCTATGGTCTGACCGCCTTTCTATTTTCAAAAATCATAGGCAAGCAGATATATGAATCATTCCCCGTGACACTTGAAGGGCTTAAAAAGAAAATAGAATCAGCCTAA
- a CDS encoding Npun_F5560 family protein: MNATVNALANPSDNMTTNLQQEINLLKVELEQKDLLVQQLSEELFRLVKGNTAFLPNVEVHEQHSEEMRFLEQKLAMVENQLLATQAQIQDRDREAVELRQTIQEMSDRNRMLEQVVQELPNIYRAKFAERIVPIKQKIEALQRENRQLHIELQSLSFRLSGRTARRSNSPHRLELPRVVPALG; this comes from the coding sequence ATGAATGCCACAGTAAATGCCCTTGCGAATCCATCGGATAACATGACAACAAATCTTCAACAGGAAATCAATTTACTCAAGGTTGAGCTTGAACAGAAGGATCTGCTCGTACAGCAGCTTTCAGAAGAGCTTTTTCGTTTGGTGAAGGGTAATACCGCTTTTTTGCCAAATGTTGAGGTGCATGAGCAACATTCAGAAGAAATGCGGTTTTTAGAACAAAAACTTGCTATGGTCGAAAATCAGCTATTGGCAACTCAAGCGCAAATCCAAGATCGCGATCGTGAAGCCGTTGAATTGCGCCAAACTATCCAAGAAATGAGCGATCGCAATCGAATGCTGGAGCAAGTAGTTCAGGAGTTGCCAAATATTTATCGGGCTAAGTTTGCGGAGCGGATCGTGCCAATCAAACAAAAAATTGAAGCCCTACAGAGAGAAAATCGTCAATTGCATATCGAGCTACAAAGTCTTAGTTTCCGTTTATCGGGTCGGACTGCCCGTCGTTCTAACTCGCCACATCGTTTGGAGCTACCTAGAGTTGTACCTGCCTTGGGATAA
- the csaB gene encoding polysaccharide pyruvyl transferase CsaB, protein MRRAVLCGYYGMGNGGDEALLATLLQMLPQDIQPLVLSASPKVTENLHHVEASDRYSVFGLINAFKQSDLFIWGGGSLMQDATSARNPIYYGGLMGLAQGMGLQTVAWAQGVGPLKSGLSKWITKRAFQGCQAVSVRDHRSAELLADWQIKSMIAPDPVWALESILVDMYCDVDAPIVAVVLRAHPALTSCRLATITEALKNLQAQTNAYILLVPFQPSQDKAIAQAIYDSLNDKFPKHSQIIIQKDPRKLKGIFQGVDLAIAMRLHGVIMAASEGCQCSAISYDPKVSYLMEELDLSGWQLESLPDDAQSITDVWIKDLESKDKAITYRINQFKQQAFIHKKILN, encoded by the coding sequence ATGCGACGTGCGGTTTTATGTGGATATTATGGGATGGGCAATGGTGGGGATGAAGCATTGCTTGCCACATTGCTACAAATGTTGCCTCAGGATATCCAACCGCTTGTTTTATCGGCTAGCCCAAAAGTTACCGAAAATTTACATCACGTCGAGGCTAGTGATCGCTATTCGGTATTTGGATTAATTAATGCGTTCAAGCAATCAGATTTATTTATTTGGGGAGGCGGCAGCCTGATGCAGGATGCCACTAGTGCCAGAAATCCCATTTATTATGGTGGTTTAATGGGCTTAGCACAGGGGATGGGTTTGCAGACAGTCGCATGGGCGCAGGGGGTTGGTCCCCTAAAAAGTGGGTTAAGTAAATGGATTACGAAACGTGCTTTTCAGGGATGTCAGGCGGTATCTGTACGTGACCACCGCTCTGCCGAGTTACTAGCTGATTGGCAAATCAAAAGTATGATTGCGCCCGATCCTGTTTGGGCTTTGGAATCTATACTGGTGGATATGTATTGTGATGTGGATGCACCTATTGTGGCAGTAGTTTTGCGCGCACATCCTGCCTTAACATCCTGTCGCCTCGCCACGATTACAGAAGCTTTGAAAAACTTACAAGCGCAAACCAATGCATATATTTTACTAGTTCCATTTCAGCCATCTCAGGATAAAGCAATCGCTCAGGCAATTTATGATTCTCTTAATGACAAGTTTCCTAAACATAGCCAAATCATCATTCAAAAAGATCCTCGCAAACTGAAGGGGATTTTTCAAGGTGTGGATTTAGCGATCGCTATGCGTTTACATGGAGTGATTATGGCGGCTAGTGAGGGTTGTCAATGTTCGGCAATCAGTTATGATCCAAAGGTTTCCTATTTAATGGAAGAATTAGACCTTTCAGGTTGGCAGTTAGAGAGTTTACCTGATGACGCTCAATCAATTACAGATGTTTGGATTAAGGATTTAGAGAGTAAAGATAAGGCGATCACTTACCGTATTAATCAGTTTAAACAACAGGCTTTCATTCACAAAAAAATATTAAATTAA
- a CDS encoding TIGR00297 family protein: MINIFPISQGWLIAIALNTFLGAIALILPRKVLTTAGIYHAWILGIVIWGCLGWQGYIVILSYLIIGSGVTRIGKEIKEAKGIAEKRDGARGPENLWGSAATGAVCAIGYAIEPSPLWLIAYVASLSTKLADTTASEIGKAYGKSTFLITTFKPVPAGTEGAVSLEGTIAGIIGSLLIAAISWAVSLLASPWDLLWCAIAALIATNIESLIGATLQEKYDWLTNELVNGINTTIGAAIAVLITQLLLIFNLKLT; this comes from the coding sequence ATGATAAATATTTTCCCCATTTCACAGGGTTGGTTGATCGCGATCGCCCTAAATACTTTTCTGGGTGCGATCGCCCTAATCTTACCTCGCAAGGTTTTAACTACAGCAGGAATTTACCATGCGTGGATTTTGGGAATTGTGATCTGGGGCTGTTTAGGATGGCAAGGTTATATCGTTATTTTAAGCTATCTGATCATTGGATCTGGCGTAACCCGCATCGGTAAGGAAATCAAAGAGGCTAAAGGTATTGCCGAAAAACGCGATGGGGCAAGAGGTCCTGAAAACTTATGGGGTTCGGCGGCAACAGGTGCAGTTTGTGCAATTGGTTATGCGATCGAGCCAAGTCCTCTATGGCTAATTGCCTATGTTGCTAGCCTGAGTACCAAGCTAGCCGACACAACTGCTAGCGAGATTGGCAAGGCATATGGCAAAAGCACATTTCTGATTACCACATTTAAACCAGTACCCGCAGGGACTGAGGGTGCTGTCAGCCTCGAAGGCACAATCGCAGGGATAATTGGTTCACTTTTGATTGCAGCGATCAGCTGGGCGGTGAGTTTATTAGCGAGTCCTTGGGATTTGCTGTGGTGCGCGATCGCGGCTCTTATTGCCACAAATATCGAAAGTCTGATCGGCGCAACTTTGCAAGAAAAATATGATTGGCTCACGAATGAACTAGTCAATGGAATTAATACAACGATTGGTGCAGCGATCGCGGTTTTAATTACACAGTTATTACTAATTTTTAATCTAAAATTAACTTAA
- a CDS encoding cyclic nucleotide-binding domain-containing protein produces the protein MTTINLFNNAKDFIIIPAGEVIFEKGGIADYMYVVIEGEVEILIDGKFLDITSDGGIIGEMALIDSSPRSATAIAKTECKLVPVDQKRFEFLVQQTPNFSINVMKIMVERIRKLDALVVSLR, from the coding sequence TTGACTACAATCAATTTGTTTAATAATGCTAAAGACTTCATTATTATTCCCGCAGGTGAGGTGATCTTTGAGAAGGGTGGTATTGCTGATTATATGTATGTGGTTATTGAAGGAGAAGTCGAAATTTTGATAGATGGTAAATTCCTAGATATCACCAGTGATGGTGGTATTATTGGTGAAATGGCACTAATTGACTCAAGTCCAAGAAGTGCAACGGCTATTGCCAAAACTGAATGTAAGCTGGTTCCTGTGGATCAAAAACGTTTTGAATTTCTAGTGCAACAAACTCCTAACTTTTCAATTAATGTTATGAAGATTATGGTTGAAAGAATTAGAAAACTAGATGCACTGGTTGTGTCACTTCGATAA
- the aroH gene encoding chorismate mutase codes for MGWRVRGVRGATTVEANTYAALERAVLELMEEIEAQNDIDPREIVSATFSATTDIDVVFPAKIARSRSHWEHVPLLDVQQMYVEGSLERCIRVLIHVNTPLEQHQIKHIYLNGARDLRPDLVYAQI; via the coding sequence GTGGGTTGGCGTGTACGTGGCGTTCGTGGTGCAACCACAGTTGAAGCAAATACATATGCAGCCTTGGAAAGGGCTGTGCTAGAACTTATGGAGGAGATCGAAGCGCAAAATGATATCGATCCGCGTGAAATCGTAAGTGCCACTTTTTCGGCAACAACAGATATTGATGTAGTTTTTCCTGCCAAAATTGCCCGATCGCGATCGCATTGGGAGCATGTGCCACTTTTAGATGTACAGCAAATGTATGTCGAGGGTAGCTTGGAGCGCTGTATTCGTGTCCTCATTCATGTGAATACGCCCCTTGAGCAACATCAAATTAAGCATATTTACTTAAATGGAGCCAGAGATCTCCGTCCCGATCTTGTTTACGCGCAAATTTGA
- a CDS encoding GUN4 domain-containing protein, translated as MDTTLTKLRDKLFSGKQSNQLPAIAELANCGEEGLQILDEFIQSCKSANVEVTWIDGKIHQTLLKSDLPKAIELVQTHYPQGVVTLHSEKGIDYQPIQNLLAQQEFEEADRLTSKKLCEAAGEAALQRGWLYFTEAQLIPISDLRTINQLWLVYSEGKFGFSVQRKIWLGLGKAWEKFWLKIGWKKDGSFTRYPNEFTWSLDAPRGHLPLSNQLRGNKTMQAIFSHPAW; from the coding sequence ATGGATACAACACTGACCAAGTTAAGAGATAAGTTATTTTCGGGTAAGCAGTCAAATCAACTACCTGCGATCGCTGAATTGGCAAACTGTGGAGAAGAGGGTTTGCAAATACTAGATGAGTTTATTCAATCCTGTAAATCAGCTAATGTGGAGGTGACATGGATCGATGGCAAAATCCATCAGACCCTCTTGAAAAGCGATCTGCCTAAAGCGATCGAATTAGTGCAAACTCATTATCCTCAAGGTGTGGTAACTCTACATTCAGAAAAAGGGATTGATTATCAACCAATTCAAAATTTATTAGCACAACAGGAATTTGAAGAAGCAGATCGCTTAACTAGCAAAAAGCTATGCGAGGCAGCAGGTGAAGCTGCATTACAACGAGGTTGGCTATATTTTACTGAAGCTCAATTAATTCCAATTAGTGACTTGCGGACGATTAATCAGCTTTGGCTCGTTTATTCTGAAGGTAAGTTTGGCTTTTCTGTCCAGCGCAAGATCTGGCTAGGTCTGGGTAAGGCATGGGAAAAGTTTTGGCTCAAGATTGGCTGGAAAAAAGATGGTTCTTTTACCCGCTATCCCAATGAGTTTACTTGGAGTTTGGACGCCCCACGGGGACATTTGCCACTTTCTAATCAATTGCGTGGCAATAAAACGATGCAGGCAATTTTTTCGCATCCTGCTTGGTAA
- the gnd gene encoding decarboxylating NADP(+)-dependent phosphogluconate dehydrogenase, which produces MTSDKQNFGLIGLAVMGENLALNIERNGFSMSVYNRSRDKTDKFLATRAAGKNFKGTFTIADFVASLERPRKILIMVKAGAPVDAVIEELKPFLDEGDIIIDGGNSLYNDTDRRTVELEKINLKFIGMGVSGGEEGALNGPSMMPGGQKSAYAEIEPIVTKIAAQVDDGACVTYIGKGSAGHYVKMVHNGIEYGDMQLIAEAYDLLSNGLGLSASELHETFTAWRSSELDSYLIDITADIFTKTDDLTGDALVNKILDAAGQKGTGKWTVQSAFDLGVPIPTMIAAVTARVISSYKEERVAASKVLISSTSGKYQGDRQEFIDAVRDALYCSKICSYAQGMALLSAASRDFGYDLNLGEIARIWKGGCIIRAAFLDKIKLAFQRNPQLANLLVDPDFKQTILTKEVAWRKVVAAAAQLGIPIPAFSASLDYFDSYRRDHLPQNLTQAQRDYFGAHTYERTDKPRGEFFHTEWMK; this is translated from the coding sequence ATGACATCTGACAAGCAAAATTTTGGACTGATTGGGTTGGCGGTGATGGGAGAAAACCTTGCTCTAAACATTGAGCGCAATGGTTTTTCGATGAGTGTTTATAACCGTAGCCGCGACAAAACTGACAAGTTTCTTGCCACTCGTGCGGCTGGGAAAAATTTCAAAGGTACATTTACGATCGCTGATTTTGTTGCATCCCTAGAGCGTCCCCGCAAAATTCTGATCATGGTCAAGGCTGGCGCACCTGTAGATGCTGTGATTGAAGAACTGAAGCCGTTTCTAGATGAAGGCGATATTATCATTGATGGCGGTAACTCGCTCTATAACGATACTGATCGCCGCACGGTGGAGCTAGAAAAAATCAATCTGAAATTCATTGGTATGGGCGTGAGTGGCGGCGAAGAGGGCGCACTCAATGGACCGAGCATGATGCCTGGCGGCCAAAAGTCTGCCTATGCGGAGATTGAGCCAATTGTAACGAAGATCGCTGCTCAAGTTGATGATGGTGCTTGTGTCACTTATATCGGCAAGGGTAGCGCAGGGCATTATGTAAAGATGGTGCATAACGGCATTGAGTATGGCGATATGCAGTTAATTGCTGAGGCATATGACTTGCTCAGTAACGGTTTGGGACTATCCGCTAGTGAACTTCATGAAACTTTTACAGCATGGCGTAGTTCCGAACTCGATTCTTATTTGATTGATATTACGGCGGATATTTTCACTAAGACTGATGATTTAACTGGGGATGCACTTGTCAATAAAATTCTCGATGCAGCAGGTCAAAAGGGAACAGGCAAATGGACAGTGCAAAGTGCTTTTGATTTAGGAGTACCGATCCCCACGATGATCGCGGCTGTGACAGCGCGGGTAATTTCTTCTTATAAGGAAGAGCGGGTGGCTGCCTCGAAGGTACTGATCAGCTCGACCTCTGGTAAATATCAAGGCGATCGCCAAGAGTTTATTGATGCAGTTCGGGATGCGCTGTACTGTTCTAAGATTTGTTCCTATGCTCAAGGCATGGCCCTTTTGAGTGCAGCATCTCGTGACTTTGGTTATGACTTAAACCTTGGTGAAATTGCCCGTATTTGGAAAGGTGGTTGCATCATTCGTGCGGCTTTCCTTGACAAGATCAAGCTAGCTTTTCAACGCAATCCTCAATTGGCTAACCTCTTAGTCGATCCCGATTTCAAACAAACCATCCTCACCAAAGAGGTGGCATGGCGCAAAGTGGTTGCGGCGGCGGCGCAGTTGGGTATTCCGATTCCCGCCTTCAGTGCGTCTCTCGATTATTTTGATAGCTACCGTCGCGATCATCTACCTCAAAACTTGACACAGGCTCAGCGTGATTACTTCGGCGCTCACACCTACGAGCGCACCGACAAGCCTAGAGGTGAGTTTTTCCACACCGAATGGATGAAGTAA
- a CDS encoding transposase: MLEPEVSFDAAYRVGSITIKEYIEIMDRQADLAADLFLLNRVITVIGQDNSSTHTSKAVQLKIPEWERKGLFLFQLPPYCSEMNPIELEWLHLKRDHLSGQMFDSEDFLMWGIEDVLLSRYDSLGFDTSYFEFSYA; the protein is encoded by the coding sequence GTGTTGGAGCCTGAAGTGAGTTTTGATGCTGCTTATCGTGTCGGTAGTATCACCATCAAGGAATATATTGAAATTATGGATCGACAGGCTGATTTAGCTGCGGATTTATTCCTACTTAACCGTGTGATTACCGTCATTGGGCAAGACAATAGCTCTACCCATACCTCTAAGGCGGTACAACTCAAAATTCCTGAGTGGGAGCGTAAAGGCTTATTTTTATTTCAGTTACCCCCCTACTGCTCTGAGATGAATCCCATTGAATTGGAGTGGTTACATTTAAAGCGTGACCATCTTTCTGGTCAAATGTTTGACTCTGAGGATTTTTTAATGTGGGGTATCGAAGATGTTCTTCTTTCCCGTTACGATTCTCTTGGTTTTGACACTTCCTATTTTGAGTTTTCTTATGCCTAG
- a CDS encoding anhydro-N-acetylmuramic acid kinase, whose product MTNAPTDKILAIGLMSGTSVDGIDAALVEICDRQGILSTNLIAGHTYEYEADLKKEILAVCAGAPRSLQQICELDDRIAESFAKAALTIREKSDRQPDLIGSHGQTVFHRPPAGQKMGYTVQLGRGAVIAELTGIKTVSDFRVADIEVGGQGAPLVPMVDALLLAHPTKYRACQNIGGISNVTYLPPNAGAIPEQIFGFDNGAGNVLMDMAVQKLFGQPFDRDGAIARQGKANLELINQWLKQEFFLIPPPKSTGRELFSPDYLEARLEECQDLSNYDILATLTEFTARAIAKSYRDFLPVFPEEVLVGGGGGRNSYLMERLQDLLKPAIVKRTDDFGLSGDSKEAIAFAILGYLRIKERYGNLPSVTGAKRSVLLGKDSLI is encoded by the coding sequence ATGACTAATGCGCCAACGGACAAAATATTAGCGATCGGTTTGATGAGTGGTACATCAGTAGATGGGATTGATGCTGCGCTTGTAGAAATTTGCGATCGCCAAGGTATCCTCAGCACTAACCTGATTGCAGGACATACCTATGAATATGAGGCAGATTTAAAAAAAGAAATCCTTGCCGTTTGTGCAGGTGCGCCGCGATCGCTGCAACAAATATGTGAACTCGATGATCGCATTGCTGAGAGTTTTGCTAAAGCAGCTTTAACGATTAGGGAGAAGAGTGATCGCCAGCCAGATTTAATTGGTTCTCATGGTCAGACTGTATTTCATCGTCCACCCGCAGGTCAAAAGATGGGCTATACGGTGCAACTGGGGCGAGGTGCAGTCATTGCTGAGTTAACAGGAATTAAGACGGTCAGCGATTTTCGGGTTGCGGATATTGAAGTGGGGGGGCAAGGTGCGCCGCTAGTGCCGATGGTAGATGCTTTGTTGTTAGCCCATCCCACGAAATATCGGGCTTGTCAAAATATTGGCGGGATTAGTAATGTCACTTATTTACCACCCAATGCTGGAGCGATTCCAGAGCAAATATTTGGTTTTGATAATGGGGCGGGTAATGTGCTAATGGATATGGCAGTTCAGAAATTATTTGGTCAGCCTTTTGATCGCGATGGGGCGATCGCACGACAAGGTAAAGCTAATTTAGAGCTAATCAATCAATGGCTAAAGCAAGAATTTTTTCTCATCCCTCCGCCAAAATCGACAGGTCGCGAGTTATTTAGTCCAGATTATTTAGAAGCGCGTTTAGAGGAATGCCAAGATTTAAGTAATTACGACATTCTTGCCACGTTAACAGAATTTACTGCAAGGGCGATCGCTAAGAGCTATCGGGATTTTCTGCCTGTATTTCCTGAAGAGGTCTTAGTTGGTGGCGGCGGTGGGCGCAATAGTTATTTGATGGAACGCTTACAGGACTTGCTTAAGCCTGCGATCGTGAAACGTACCGATGATTTTGGTTTGAGTGGCGATAGTAAAGAGGCGATCGCTTTTGCGATATTAGGATATTTGCGAATTAAAGAACGCTATGGCAATTTACCCAGTGTCACAGGAGCTAAGCGATCGGTCTTACTGGGAAAAGATAGTTTGATTTGA